The proteins below are encoded in one region of Oreochromis niloticus isolate F11D_XX linkage group LG6, O_niloticus_UMD_NMBU, whole genome shotgun sequence:
- the rps3a gene encoding small ribosomal subunit protein eS1, with product MAVGKNKRLTKGGKKGAKKKIVDPFSKKDWYDVKAPAMFNIRNLGKTLVTRTQGTRIASDGLKGRVFEVSLADLQNDEVAFRKFKLITEDVQGKNCLTNFHGMDLTRDKMCSMVKKWQTMIEAHVDVKTTDGYLLRLFCVGFTKKRANQIRKTSYAQHQQVRQIRKKMMEIMTREVQTNDLKEVVNKLIPDSVGKDIEKACQSIYPLHDVYVRKVKMLKKPKFELGKLMELHGEGGAAGAAKASGDDTGAKVERADGYEPPIQETV from the exons ATGGCAGTCGGCAAGAATAAGAGGCTGACCAAAGGCGGCAAAAAGGGTGCCAAAAAGAAGAT TGTGGACCCTTTCTCCAAGAAGGACTGGTATGATGTCAAGGCACCAGCCATGTTCAACATCCGCAATCTTGGCAAGACCTTGGTCACCAGGACTCAGGGAACCA GAATCGCCTCTGATGGTCTGAAGGGACGTGTGTTTGAAGTGAGCCTCGCTGATCTCCAGAACGATGAGGTGGCCTTCCGCAAGTTCAAGCTCATCACTGAGGATGTTCAGGGCAAGAACTGCCTCACCAACTTCCATGGCATGGACCTGACCCGTGACAAGATGTGCTCCATGGTCAAGAAGTGGCAG ACCATGATTGAGGCCCATGTGGATGTGAAGACCACCGATGGCTACCTTCTGCGTCTTTTCTGCGTGGGATTCACAAAGAAGCGTGCTAATCAGATCAGAAAGACCTCCTACGCCCAGCACCAACAGGTCCGTCAAATCCGCAAGAAGATGATGGAGATCATGACCCGTGAGGTTCAGACCAATGACCTGAAGGAAGTGGTCAACAAGCT GATCCCTGACAGTGTTGGCAAGGACATCGAGAAGGCCTGCCAGTCCATTTACCCTCTGCACGATGTGTACGTCCGCAAGGTCAAGATGCTTAAGAAGCCCAAGTTTGAGT TGGGCAAGCTGATGGAGCTCCATGGTGAGGGTGGTGCCGCCGGTGCTGCAAAGGCTTCCGGTGATGACACTGGAGCCAAGGTGGAGAGGGCTGATGGCTATGAGCCCCCCATTCAGgagacagtgtaa
- the sh3d19 gene encoding SH3 domain-containing protein 19 → ADRAERTKNQEHLHSSPGPLSSIRAAIKRTRTNSQSNNRDGRRPQITFIAAEPLTSNTWFTGSSVVSPPPQPGSVSQVIKEKTGEEHAVKPTAAPRRSSCTGTSATQTDPAAAVTRRGDTPPLAEKRPAGTKPQKPPRPSLPKTADRKAAEKVVTNTAALTNAEDQSDPDSDGKQLQQQDSTHTCARSVTVHWNIPLNHPSVAPEPGDATLSPSNSNRSQRPVPRPRTKSLKQPTEEEAKVQTLVEIGESFEDIQSDNQEVLSNKYLKELLEVFGADNEQGGGITDQADESSQSEDAPDEMSGSNNQRSIRAKIQAFESQATTEDGNGNESSKPQLPARKPSIRPPVAAKPFVALKPPFTPSMDDDSQNISGANIFKTPTTAPRPQPPEKPAGRSIREELEALHSKGAMSQISRSPLTRVSQVYEEEPSPFPPEPSLFPPEPSLFPPEPSLFPPTPPVKEPLKPNLNINNHNSASLVRENEYVETPINPMPFKPPRNSNVNGGSFTVPSLPKRPTTIRVPSKTSSDSSWDDPPPLPIQNAVGSLNNSMNHKKSLQSSLSLQEPFSAMPMPSLPPRKPSMNKSLPPRPPPAKIAPGRPPQSFKATGRSQSLSWDSSPKLQPEKPHRKDLVLPPRPNPGHRLYNKYTLQLPHGIASFDYKGSNSRELSFQKNEVLLLLREINHNEFECQVGQTRGKVHKSRMKIITPLSSDESSPQGSDQTGLKVQVIHDFDPEGPGELSLRAGDIVTMVEKVDSEWYKGTCRGSTGFFPINHVKVLLDSPKPLPERKPKPPPTPAKVSGPRCMARFDFEGEHSDELSFSEGDVIQLKEYVGQDWARGQIGGHTGIFPLNFVDVIEDLPPPPSQKPSKKVALPGMAAASPSIHPEAAKPAQASHSDVEWVVALYDYAGRTEEELSFQQGDCILVTKHMDAEWSCGRLNGREGLFPRNYVESTTGQQLFNNQENGAAGGGRARALYSFTSTCNEELSLRVGDIITNLESIDDEWFLGDLRGKRALVPKNYVQVLD, encoded by the exons GCAGATCGTGCTGAAAGAACCAAGAACCAAGAACATTTGCATTCCAG TCCGGGACCTCTCTCCTCAATACGAGCTGCTATCAAACGAA cGAGAACAAACTCTCAGAGCAACAACAGAGACGGGAG GCGACCACAGATAACCTTTATAGCAGCAGAGCCTCTGACAAGTAACACCTGGTTCACAGGATCCTCAGTGGTTTCCCCTCCTCCTCAGCCGGGCTCTGTGTCCCAG GTGATCAAAGAGAAGACTGGGGAGGAACACGCCGTAAAGCCCACTGCAGCCCCCCGCCGGAGCAGCTGCACAGGCACAAGCGCCACACAGACTGACCCTGCCGCTGCCGTCACACGGCGTGGTGACACTCCACCGTTGGCTGAGAAAAGACCTGCTG GTACAAAGCCACAAAAGCCACCCAGGCCCTCGCTGCcaaaaacagcagacagaaaaGCAGCAGAGAAGGTTGTGACAAATACCGCAGCACTCACGAACGCTGAGGACCAAAGTGATCCTGACTCTGATGGAAAGCAACTTCAACAGCAAGACTCCACGCACACGTGTGCCCGATCTGTAACTGTGCACTGGAACATTCCCCTAAACCATCCTTCTGTTGCCCCTGAACCTGGTGACGCCACTCTTTCTCCTTCAAACTCCAATCGCAGCCAACGTCCCGTTCCACGCCCTCGCACGAAATCCCTTAAGCAACCAACCGAAGAGGAGGCCAAAGTTCAGACTTTGGTCGAAATCGGTGAAAGTTTTGAGGATATTCAATCTGATAACCAGGAGGTCCTCTCAAATAAGTATTTAAAGGAGTTGTTGGAGGTTTTCGGTGCAGATAACGAGCAGGGCGGTGGCATCACTGATCAAGCCGACGAATCCTCGCAAAGTGAAGATGCTCCTGACGAGATGAGCGGCAGCAACAATCAACGTAGCATCCGGGCCAAGATCCAGGCTTTTGAGAGCCAGGCTACCACCGAGGACGGAAATGGGAATGAATCTAGCAAACCGCAGCTTCCTGCCAGGAAGCCATCCATTAGACCTCCGGTTGCTGCTAAACCTTTTGTAGCTCTCAAACCTCCGTTTACCCCGAGTATGGACGATGACAGTCAAAACATATCGGGGGCAAACATCTTTAAAACCCCTACGACAGCCCCcagacctcagcctcctgagaAACCCGCAGGTCGATCAATAAGGGAGGAGCTGGAGGCTTTACACAGCAAGGGTGCCATGTCACAAATATCACGCTCTCCGCTGACCAGAGTCAGCCAAGTGTATGAGGAAGAACCTTCACCTTTTCCACCTGAACCTTCACTTTTTCCACCTGAACCTTCACTTTTTCCACCTGAACCTTCACTTTTTCCACCTACACCTCCGGTGAAGGAACCACTCAAACCCAATCTGAATATAAACAACCACAACTCAGCCTCTTTGGTCAGAGAGAATGAGTATGTGGAGACTCCAATAA ATCCGATGCCATTTAAACCGCCGCGTAACTCTAACGTCAATGGGGGCTCCTTCACCGTGCCAAGCCTGCCGAAGCGACCAACCACCATCAGGGTCCCCAGCAAAACCAGTTCAG attCCTCCTGGGAtgatcctcctcctcttccaatTCAGAACGCCGTGGGCTCACTAAACAACTCGATGAACCACAAAAAAAGCCTGCAGTCCAGCTTGTCCCTCCAG GAGCCTTTCAGTGCTATGCCAATGCCATCACTGCCGCCTCG GAAGCCAAGTATGAACAAAAGCCTCCCACCTCGCCCACCTCCAGCCAAAATAGCCCCAGGAAGGCCTCCCCAAAGCTTCAAAGCCACAGGTCGCTCTCAGTCGCTGTCATGGGACTCTTCACCTAAACTCCAGCCAGAGAAGCCCCACAGGAAAGATCTCGTCTTACCCCCAAGGCCCAACCCAGGCCACCGCCTCTACAACAAATACACT TTGCAGCTTCCCCATGGGATTGCAAGCTTCGACTACAAAGGGAGTAATTCAAGAGAGCTGTCATTCCAG AAAAAcgaagtgctgctgctgcttagAGAAATTAATCACAATGAATTTGAGTGCCAAGTTGGACAAACTAGAGGAAAAGTCCACAAGTCCCGCATGAAGATTATAACTCCCCTTTCCTCGGATGAATCTTCACCACAG GGTTCTGACCAAACTGGGCTAAAGGTGCAGGTCATACATGACTTTGATCCAG AGGGTCCCGGAGAGCTGAGTCTGAGAGCGGGAGATATTGTGACCATGGTGGAGAAGGTGGACAGTGAGTGGTACAAAGGCACCTGTAGGGGATCTACTGGTTTCTTTCCCATCAATCATGTCAAAGTCCTG TTGGATTCCCCAAAACCCCTCCCAGAGAGGAAACCAAAGCCGCCACCAACACCCGCAAAAGTCAG TGGTCCCAGGTGTATGGCAAGGTTTGACTTTGAAGGGGAGCACAGTGATGAGCTGTCGTTCTCTGAGGGTGATGTGATCCAGCTGAAGGAGTATGTGGGACAGGACTGGGCACGGGGACAGATCGGCGGCCACACTGGCATCTTCCCCCTTAACTTTGTAGACGTCATCGAAGATCTGCCTCCACCCCCGAGTCAGAAACCCAGTAAGAAGGTCGCACTGCCCG GGATGGCTGCCGCTTCTCCCAGCATCCACCCTGAGGCTGCCAAACCTGCTCAG GCGTCTCACTCTGACGTGGAGTGGGTGGTAGCTCTGTATGACTATGCAGGGAGGACAGAGGAAGAGCTGTCCTTTCAACAGGGCGACTGTATCCTCGTCACCAAGCACATGGATGCTGAGTGGAGCTGTGGCAGGCTCAATGGCAGGGAGGGCCTCTTCCCCAGGAATTATGTGGAAAGCACCACAG GCCAGCAGCTGTTTAATAACCAGGAGAATGGAGCTGCTGGAGGCGGGAGAGCCAGGGCTCTGTACAGCTTCACATCAACCTGTAATGAGGAGCTCTCCCTGCGG GTTGGGGATATTATAACCAATCTCGAGTCCATAGATGATGAATGGTTTTTAGGGGACCTGAGGGGCAAACGGGCCTTGGTTCCTAAAAACTACGTGCAAGTACTGGATTAA